CGCAACGGGCAGAGCGCCGCATCGTCCATGCAGCGGACAAGCAGGCGCAGGTGGTCGCCCAACAGGCGCAGCACAGGCTTTTGGGAGGGGAGGGCGTTGTTTTGCAAAATGTCCAGCACAGCGCTTATGGTTTCGATGTTGTTATTAAGTTCTGACATGCTATGCTCCCTGAAGTGAAAATGGAGTGTCGTGCGTATGGGAAGATTTATAATTTTTTGTTTTAACGGGCAAGGGAAAAGTTTTTAATTAAAAGAAAAGATTTATCATGCCGTTATTCAAGTATGTTATGATATAACGAACCAGAATTCTGGGCAAAAATCCTAGCGCTTCGCTGTAGTTTTGCGCAGTTTTAAAAGAAAAGATTGTAAATTTGAGAAAAAGTGATTATGGTCAGGGCGGGAGAATAAAACCTTTCAAGACTTTTTAAAGAAAAGTTTTAAACCGGTATCCTTTGCCGATGGAATCGCCATGAAAACAGCAGCAGGAGTGAGTTTGTCCAGAATTTTCGCGCAGCGTTTGCGCCAGCGGCGCGAGGCCCTTGGCCTGCACAAGCAGGATATGGCCAACAAGGTGGGGGTAAGCCTGACCACCATTCAGCAATACGAAAAGGGGCAGATGCCCAAGGGCGAGTTTGCGGTGCGCCTGGCCGAGGCGCTGGACTGTTCCCTTGACTGGCTGCTGGCTGGCAAGGAGGCCGTTGACGACGGCGGCACAGGCGAGGCCAGGCTGGTCATGGTTCCCATGGTGGAGGCCAGGCTTTCTGCTGGCAGGGGCAGCTTTGAAACGGGCGGCGAAGTGCTGCGGCACTATGCCTTTCGCTGGGATTTTCTCCGCCGCAAGGGCAACCCTTCGCAGATGGTTCTTCTGCGCGTTTCAGGCGACAGCATGCAGCCGCAGATCATGCATAATGACGTTGTGCTCATAGATCAGGGACAGCGTGACCCCGTGCCGGGCCGCATCTACGCGGTGGGCGTGGAAGACATGGTGTACCTCAAGGTGGTCAACGCCATGCCGGGCAGGCTCATTCTGACCAGCTTCAATCCCGACTACGCGCCCATAGAGGCGGACACC
This DNA window, taken from Desulfovibrio sp. 86, encodes the following:
- a CDS encoding XRE family transcriptional regulator — translated: MSRIFAQRLRQRREALGLHKQDMANKVGVSLTTIQQYEKGQMPKGEFAVRLAEALDCSLDWLLAGKEAVDDGGTGEARLVMVPMVEARLSAGRGSFETGGEVLRHYAFRWDFLRRKGNPSQMVLLRVSGDSMQPQIMHNDVVLIDQGQRDPVPGRIYAVGVEDMVYLKVVNAMPGRLILTSFNPDYAPIEADTGEQLADLVRVIGRAVWVGRELD